From the Halorhabdus utahensis DSM 12940 genome, one window contains:
- a CDS encoding bifunctional ADP-dependent NAD(P)H-hydrate dehydratase/NAD(P)H-hydrate epimerase — translation MTFGSELTGREIAIVDANAAALGVTRKQLMESAGNAAAGVIRDVADADDRIEIVAGRGNNGGDALVAARFLGAYDCRVTLLGDPDDIGTDIARENWDALERSTVETRTIGDSTAFDLSDPDVIVDAMLGTGISGALREPVATAAGAINEADATVVSLDVPSGLDASTAALADGAVRPDRVVTFHKPKPGLSELGVPVDVADIGVPPGAEYFVERGDLLRLSRPADSHKGDFGEVLVIGGGPYTGAPALAAQSALRSGADLVRVAVPAAIADEVQGYSEDLIVRPFDGTQLTEPAVDPLLDLAADHDSVVLGPGLGAGEATLSAVEAFLADFEGTAVVDADALRVVPDVETEATLICTPHRGEFERMGGQDAADWETRAENVAELAAELGMTLLVKGPADIISDGKSTRVSRTGNPGMTVGGTGDVLAGVTGALAATLDPHPAASLGAYVTGRAGDLVVEERGYGLVASDLLDRVPTAMWDEQP, via the coding sequence ATGACCTTCGGGAGCGAACTCACCGGCCGGGAGATCGCCATCGTCGACGCAAATGCCGCCGCGCTGGGTGTAACCCGGAAACAACTCATGGAATCGGCCGGCAACGCCGCCGCTGGAGTGATCCGCGATGTCGCCGACGCCGACGATCGGATCGAGATCGTGGCCGGCCGTGGCAACAACGGCGGGGACGCGCTCGTCGCGGCACGGTTCCTCGGCGCGTACGACTGTCGCGTCACGCTTCTGGGCGATCCCGACGACATCGGGACCGACATTGCCCGCGAGAACTGGGACGCTCTCGAGCGCTCGACCGTGGAAACCCGGACGATCGGCGACTCGACGGCGTTCGATCTCTCGGACCCGGACGTGATCGTCGACGCGATGCTTGGAACGGGGATCTCGGGTGCGCTCCGGGAGCCAGTGGCGACCGCCGCCGGAGCGATCAACGAGGCGGACGCGACAGTCGTGAGTCTCGACGTCCCCTCCGGACTCGACGCGTCGACTGCGGCCCTCGCCGACGGTGCCGTCCGCCCCGACCGCGTCGTCACCTTTCACAAGCCCAAGCCGGGCCTCAGTGAGCTCGGCGTCCCGGTCGACGTGGCCGACATCGGCGTTCCACCCGGCGCGGAGTACTTCGTCGAGCGCGGCGATCTCCTTCGGCTCTCGCGGCCCGCGGACAGTCACAAGGGCGACTTCGGCGAGGTGCTGGTGATCGGCGGCGGACCCTACACCGGCGCGCCGGCACTCGCGGCCCAGTCGGCGCTTCGATCGGGCGCGGACCTCGTCCGGGTCGCCGTCCCGGCCGCCATCGCCGACGAAGTGCAGGGCTACAGCGAGGACCTGATCGTCCGGCCCTTCGACGGCACCCAGCTCACTGAACCCGCCGTCGACCCGCTACTCGACCTGGCGGCCGATCACGACAGCGTGGTCCTCGGTCCCGGACTGGGTGCCGGCGAGGCGACGCTTTCGGCCGTCGAGGCGTTCCTCGCGGACTTTGAAGGAACCGCAGTCGTCGACGCCGACGCCCTTCGGGTCGTGCCGGACGTTGAGACCGAGGCTACCCTGATCTGTACGCCCCACCGGGGCGAGTTCGAGCGCATGGGCGGCCAGGACGCGGCCGACTGGGAGACGCGGGCCGAGAACGTGGCGGAGTTGGCAGCCGAACTCGGGATGACGCTGCTCGTGAAGGGGCCGGCGGATATCATCTCGGACGGCAAATCGACGCGAGTCAGTCGGACCGGCAACCCCGGCATGACCGTTGGCGGGACCGGCGACGTGCTCGCGGGCGTCACGGGTGCGCTCGCGGCGACGCTGGACCCGCACCCGGCGGCCTCGCTGGGGGCGTACGTCACCGGCCGGGCAGGCGATCTCGTCGTCGAGGAGCGGGGATACGGGCTCGTCGCGAGTGACCTGCTGGATCGCGTCCCGACGGCGATGTGGGACGAACAGCCCTGA
- a CDS encoding acyl-CoA thioesterase, with amino-acid sequence MPTISETYLENRWRVQPNHANNYGTVHGGNVMKWMDELGAMSAMRAANEPCVTASIDQMNFNRPVPTGETVIIESYAYETGRTSVKVALDAARENPRTGEREPTTKSRFVFVAIDEDGKPVEVPDLSVGSDRCRRLRERALERERDDS; translated from the coding sequence ATGCCGACGATCAGCGAAACCTACCTTGAGAACCGCTGGCGCGTCCAGCCCAACCACGCAAACAACTACGGGACCGTCCACGGCGGCAACGTGATGAAGTGGATGGACGAACTCGGCGCGATGTCGGCGATGCGCGCCGCGAACGAGCCCTGCGTCACGGCCTCCATCGACCAGATGAACTTCAACCGGCCGGTCCCGACCGGCGAGACCGTGATCATCGAATCCTACGCCTACGAGACGGGTCGAACCAGCGTCAAGGTGGCACTCGACGCCGCCCGCGAGAACCCCCGGACGGGTGAGCGAGAGCCGACGACGAAGTCACGGTTCGTCTTCGTCGCCATCGACGAGGACGGCAAGCCAGTCGAGGTCCCCGATCTCTCGGTCGGCAGCGACCGCTGCCGGCGACTCCGCGAGCGGGCACTCGAACGCGAGCGCGATGACAGCTGA
- the hflX gene encoding GTPase HflX, producing MTGTDRPTDGAIVVKRVDEGSADTTEIKRLADAAGYDVLATLTQTRTEDPAYHVGEGKAAEIAEELRARDATVVIFDNQLGPYQTYNLGTEFPEGVQLLDRFRLILEIFGQRAQTRKAQLQVELAELRYELPRAEAKASLARREEHPGFMGLGEYDESREQDIKNRISRIRDELEKIERTDEHRREQRRESGFDLVALAGYTNAGKSTLLRRLAEDLDVDENEDVHPDLDETAESEDRLFTTLGTTTRRADFDRRDVLVTDTVGFISDLPHWLVESFKSTLGSVYQADLVLLVVDVGESVESIREKLVTAHDTLYERNEAPILTVLNKIDTVEAAELDRKREALSALAPNPVAVSARTGENVDALRERIDESLPELEHERLVLPMTDDAMSVVSWIHDHAHVEDVDYGEEVVVEFEGRPAVVEQSRAKASDLVPAESAS from the coding sequence GTGACCGGAACAGACCGACCTACCGACGGCGCGATCGTCGTCAAGCGGGTCGACGAGGGATCCGCCGACACGACCGAAATCAAGCGACTCGCCGACGCCGCGGGCTACGACGTCCTGGCGACGCTCACCCAGACGCGGACCGAGGACCCCGCCTACCATGTGGGGGAGGGCAAGGCCGCCGAGATCGCCGAAGAGCTCCGGGCTCGCGACGCAACAGTCGTCATCTTCGACAACCAACTCGGGCCCTACCAAACGTACAACCTCGGCACCGAGTTCCCCGAGGGCGTCCAACTCCTGGATCGGTTTCGGCTAATCCTCGAAATCTTCGGCCAGCGCGCCCAGACCCGGAAGGCCCAGTTGCAGGTCGAACTCGCGGAACTCCGGTACGAACTCCCGCGGGCGGAGGCCAAGGCCAGCCTCGCCCGGCGCGAGGAGCACCCGGGGTTCATGGGGCTGGGGGAGTACGACGAGAGCCGCGAGCAGGACATCAAAAACCGGATCTCACGGATCCGCGACGAACTCGAGAAGATCGAACGGACCGACGAGCACCGTCGCGAACAGCGCCGGGAGTCGGGCTTCGATCTCGTGGCGCTTGCGGGCTACACGAACGCCGGGAAGTCGACGCTGCTTCGCCGGCTGGCGGAAGATCTGGACGTCGACGAGAACGAGGACGTCCATCCGGATCTCGACGAGACGGCCGAGTCGGAGGATCGGCTGTTCACGACGCTGGGAACCACGACCCGCCGGGCCGACTTCGATCGCCGGGACGTGCTCGTGACCGACACGGTCGGGTTCATTTCCGATCTGCCCCACTGGCTGGTCGAATCCTTCAAGTCCACGCTGGGCTCGGTCTATCAGGCCGACCTCGTCCTGCTGGTGGTCGACGTGGGCGAGTCCGTCGAGTCGATCCGCGAGAAGCTGGTCACGGCCCACGACACGCTCTACGAGCGCAACGAGGCCCCGATCCTGACCGTCCTCAACAAGATCGACACCGTCGAGGCGGCGGAACTCGACCGCAAGCGCGAGGCCCTCTCGGCGCTCGCGCCGAATCCCGTCGCTGTCAGTGCCAGGACCGGGGAGAACGTCGACGCGCTCCGCGAGCGGATCGACGAGTCGTTGCCGGAACTCGAACACGAACGCCTCGTCCTCCCGATGACCGACGACGCGATGAGCGTCGTCTCCTGGATCCACGACCACGCCCACGTCGAGGATGTCGACTACGGCGAGGAAGTCGTCGTCGAGTTCGAGGGTCGGCCCGCTGTCGTCGAACAGTCACGGGCGAAGGCTAGCGATCTCGTCCCCGCGGAGTCGGCGTCCTGA
- a CDS encoding type II toxin-antitoxin system VapC family toxin has translation MSRTVDPGAIPLFIDTGAFYARFVGTAQRHDRATAVFEAIGTGEVAYRPLYTSTYVLDELATLILSHRDHDAATAALERVRESPTTVIQPGRADFDRACEEFARYDDHEISFTDHMSGVLADDRDIEHVFTFDPDHFRTLGFTAVPDDTGEGL, from the coding sequence GTGTCGCGGACTGTTGATCCCGGCGCGATACCGCTTTTTATCGACACCGGTGCGTTTTACGCCCGGTTCGTAGGGACAGCACAACGGCACGATCGTGCCACCGCGGTGTTCGAAGCGATCGGCACCGGGGAGGTTGCGTATCGGCCGCTGTATACGTCGACCTACGTCCTCGACGAACTGGCGACACTCATCCTGAGCCATCGGGACCACGACGCTGCGACCGCCGCGCTCGAGCGCGTTCGCGAGTCACCGACGACCGTCATCCAGCCGGGCCGGGCGGACTTCGACCGGGCCTGCGAGGAGTTCGCACGCTACGACGATCACGAGATCTCATTCACGGACCACATGAGCGGCGTCCTGGCCGACGACCGAGATATCGAGCACGTGTTCACGTTCGATCCCGATCACTTCCGAACGCTTGGGTTCACGGCCGTTCCCGACGACACCGGCGAGGGACTTTGA
- a CDS encoding helix-turn-helix domain-containing protein codes for MGKPGPNPEVVAEDVLEVFRDRADDSEPLTAPEISDDLNCSRRTVLDRLHELAERGHITSKKVGGRSRVWWISDDNVSAHDFPVDDPLFSGEPLLSPDDPVDETEIDDVLYSEG; via the coding sequence ATGGGGAAACCAGGCCCGAATCCGGAAGTCGTCGCCGAGGACGTACTCGAAGTCTTCCGCGATCGTGCTGACGATAGCGAGCCGCTTACCGCCCCGGAGATTTCGGACGATCTCAACTGCTCGCGGCGGACAGTGCTCGACCGGCTCCACGAACTGGCGGAGCGTGGCCACATCACGAGCAAAAAGGTTGGTGGGCGGAGCCGTGTGTGGTGGATCTCGGACGACAATGTATCAGCGCACGATTTCCCGGTGGACGATCCGCTGTTCAGCGGCGAGCCATTGCTTTCGCCGGACGACCCGGTCGACGAGACCGAGATCGACGACGTTCTCTACAGCGAGGGCTGA
- a CDS encoding ThuA domain-containing protein, producing MTQNLQALLLGGTAFPFHDIEELGPHIEAALAAEGIDAETTTDREELAALPDSEYDVCIDYTTDSEMTDAQLSGLLEFVESGGGYAGVHGAAALTTTVPEDPDDVVGEREEPNPELEALIGGRFIQHPEPQAFDVRIVDSHHPITINRSDFQAYDEPYEVVTDDVRVLARMDHPDLGDMPVAWVQSYGDGRSFYTALGHFRSAFEGDSRALLGAGVRWAGGRA from the coding sequence ATGACCCAAAATCTGCAGGCACTCCTCCTCGGCGGCACGGCGTTCCCGTTCCACGATATCGAGGAACTCGGCCCGCACATCGAGGCCGCGCTGGCGGCCGAAGGCATCGACGCGGAGACGACGACCGACCGCGAGGAACTCGCAGCGCTGCCCGACAGCGAGTACGACGTCTGCATCGACTACACGACCGACAGCGAGATGACCGACGCCCAGCTGTCGGGGCTGCTCGAATTCGTCGAGAGCGGCGGCGGGTACGCGGGCGTCCACGGCGCGGCGGCCCTGACGACCACCGTGCCCGAAGACCCCGACGACGTCGTCGGGGAGCGCGAGGAGCCAAACCCCGAACTCGAGGCACTCATCGGCGGGCGATTCATCCAGCATCCCGAGCCGCAAGCCTTCGACGTCCGGATCGTCGACTCCCACCACCCGATCACGATCAACCGTTCGGACTTCCAGGCCTACGACGAACCCTACGAGGTCGTCACCGACGACGTGCGCGTCCTCGCGCGGATGGACCACCCCGATCTGGGCGACATGCCGGTCGCCTGGGTGCAATCCTACGGCGACGGTCGGTCCTTCTATACTGCGCTCGGGCACTTCCGGTCTGCGTTTGAAGGGGACTCACGGGCGCTACTCGGAGCCGGCGTGCGGTGGGCCGGCGGCCGGGCGTAA
- the rpiA gene encoding ribose-5-phosphate isomerase RpiA gives MDEQTRDAAKRRASESAVEAVSDGDVVGLGSGSTAEHAIRILGDRVEEGLDIVGVTTSFQAREIAIEKGIDLTTLDETDGHIDVTIDGADQFAGSDLIKGGGAAHAREKIVASATDSLQIVADPTKETDVLDTVVPVEVLPDARTTVANAIRELGGEPELRWAKRKSGPVVTDNGNLLFDADFGAIDDPETLATEIATIPSVVEHGIFPGYADAVHMGTEDGVTVFEY, from the coding sequence ATGGACGAACAAACTCGTGACGCGGCGAAGCGACGGGCAAGCGAGAGTGCGGTTGAAGCCGTCAGCGACGGCGACGTCGTCGGCCTCGGCAGCGGCTCCACGGCCGAGCACGCCATCCGCATCCTCGGCGATCGGGTCGAGGAGGGGCTGGACATCGTCGGCGTGACGACCTCCTTTCAGGCTCGCGAGATCGCCATCGAGAAGGGGATCGACCTCACGACGCTCGACGAGACGGACGGCCACATCGACGTCACGATCGACGGCGCTGACCAGTTCGCCGGCTCCGACCTGATCAAGGGCGGCGGCGCGGCCCACGCCCGCGAGAAGATCGTCGCGAGCGCGACCGACAGCCTCCAGATCGTCGCCGATCCGACCAAGGAGACCGACGTGCTGGACACTGTGGTCCCGGTCGAGGTCCTCCCCGACGCCCGGACGACGGTCGCCAACGCGATCCGCGAGCTGGGCGGCGAGCCCGAACTCCGGTGGGCCAAGCGCAAGAGCGGCCCGGTCGTCACCGACAACGGGAATCTTCTCTTCGATGCCGACTTCGGCGCGATCGACGATCCAGAGACCCTCGCGACGGAGATCGCGACGATCCCCAGCGTGGTCGAACACGGGATCTTCCCCGGCTACGCTGACGCCGTTCACATGGGGACTGAGGACGGCGTGACCGTCTTCGAGTACTGA
- the rpe gene encoding ribulose-phosphate 3-epimerase, with the protein MARIAPSILAADFADLYGDVRQVESAEILHLDVMDGHFVPNISFGPPVISSLRERTDLYFDTHLMIEHPSEYVEAFQNAGADRLTVHVESEDDPGAVIESIHDHGMDAGIALNPDTDVGRVEPYLDDVEVVLVMSVQPGFGGQSFMPKTLDRIERLDAMGAAEIEVDGGVNSETGPKCVEAGAETLVIGSSLFGQSDVARALADLRESVGIEAKSQ; encoded by the coding sequence ATGGCGCGCATCGCACCGTCGATCCTCGCAGCGGACTTCGCCGATCTCTACGGGGACGTCCGGCAGGTCGAGTCGGCCGAGATCCTCCATCTCGACGTCATGGACGGCCACTTCGTGCCGAACATCTCCTTTGGCCCGCCGGTGATCAGTTCGCTCCGGGAGCGGACCGACCTCTACTTCGATACGCACCTGATGATCGAACACCCGAGCGAGTACGTCGAGGCGTTTCAGAACGCCGGCGCGGATCGGCTTACCGTGCACGTCGAAAGCGAGGACGATCCGGGAGCGGTCATCGAATCGATCCACGACCACGGCATGGACGCCGGGATCGCACTGAATCCCGACACCGATGTGGGGAGAGTCGAGCCGTACCTCGACGACGTCGAAGTCGTCCTCGTCATGAGCGTCCAGCCAGGCTTTGGCGGGCAGTCGTTCATGCCGAAGACGCTCGATCGGATCGAGCGACTCGACGCGATGGGGGCCGCCGAAATCGAGGTCGACGGCGGCGTGAACAGTGAGACAGGACCGAAGTGTGTCGAGGCAGGGGCGGAGACGCTCGTCATCGGTTCGTCGCTGTTCGGCCAGTCGGACGTGGCACGGGCGCTCGCGGATCTGAGAGAAAGCGTCGGCATCGAGGCCAAGTCGCAGTAG
- the prs gene encoding ribose-phosphate diphosphokinase — protein MITGTSTAQPIAMEVSNILGEPLVELAFDGSVEAAEDVTVGDDERVVIVGSTTSSQAHLELLELQERAVQRDPDEIVTVIGYMGYSRQDKLFNPGEAVSVRAIAKALSPSTDRVYSVNPHNVSVLDYFDVPAEPIDAAPQLAEPLPDDLSDPVFLGPDEDAVWLAESVQETYGEGHVDNFEKIRHSATEVEMSADDKDFTDRDVVLVDDMIATGGTMSEAVRLISKQDTNHVYVSCVHPLLVDNALSKLARAGVKSLYATDTIDRSISRVSAAPPIADVL, from the coding sequence ATGATCACGGGGACGTCGACTGCCCAGCCCATCGCGATGGAAGTCTCGAACATCCTTGGGGAGCCACTGGTCGAACTGGCTTTCGACGGGAGCGTCGAGGCGGCCGAGGACGTCACCGTCGGCGACGACGAGCGGGTCGTCATCGTCGGCTCGACGACGTCGAGTCAGGCCCACCTCGAACTGCTGGAACTCCAGGAGCGGGCCGTCCAGCGCGATCCCGACGAGATCGTCACGGTTATCGGCTACATGGGCTATTCCCGCCAGGACAAGCTGTTCAACCCCGGCGAGGCGGTCTCCGTCCGGGCGATCGCAAAGGCCCTCAGCCCGAGCACGGATCGCGTTTACTCGGTCAATCCACACAACGTCTCGGTGCTGGATTACTTCGACGTTCCGGCCGAGCCGATCGACGCGGCCCCTCAACTTGCCGAGCCCCTGCCCGACGATCTCTCCGATCCCGTCTTCCTCGGCCCCGACGAGGACGCGGTCTGGCTCGCCGAGTCCGTCCAGGAGACATACGGCGAGGGACACGTCGACAACTTCGAGAAGATCCGCCACTCCGCGACGGAAGTCGAGATGAGCGCCGACGACAAGGACTTCACCGACCGCGACGTCGTCCTCGTCGACGACATGATCGCGACCGGCGGGACGATGAGCGAGGCCGTCCGGCTCATCAGCAAGCAGGACACGAACCACGTCTACGTCTCGTGTGTCCACCCGCTGCTCGTCGACAACGCCCTGAGCAAACTCGCCCGGGCCGGCGTCAAGTCGCTGTACGCGACCGACACGATCGACCGCTCGATCAGCCGCGTCAGCGCCGCGCCGCCCATTGCCGACGTGCTGTAA
- a CDS encoding NAD(P)/FAD-dependent oxidoreductase, with the protein MTESNEPSEYDVVVVGGGPAGQSAALYATRLGHRTAIVDVGGGRAAMIQDVHNLIGVPEDDSGMELLQTGREQLEGYGCDFYRDRVASCSREGDDIRLVGNSNEYSATAVVLATGFNDVRPEPPLPRTGRGLHYCLHCDAHMFVDEPVYVMGHGESAVHVAGIMLNFTDEVDLLTRGDDPEWSEGTAETIEGHPIDVIHEDIAGVQNGEDGWLKTLEFADGEIREYKGGFAMYGAEYNNGLARELGCAINDDGTVEVDDHGRTSADNVYAVGDLTPGHNQLPIALGAGAKAGIDIHFSLRDFPRDPDVLDAQGPVRDEEVPGIPDQLLEQAVDFHTYGE; encoded by the coding sequence ATGACCGAATCGAACGAACCGAGCGAGTACGACGTGGTCGTCGTCGGCGGCGGGCCGGCGGGCCAGTCGGCGGCGCTCTATGCCACGCGACTCGGCCATCGGACGGCGATCGTCGATGTTGGTGGCGGCCGAGCGGCGATGATCCAGGACGTCCACAATCTGATCGGCGTCCCCGAAGACGACAGCGGGATGGAGTTGCTTCAGACGGGCCGGGAGCAACTCGAAGGCTACGGCTGTGACTTCTATCGCGACCGGGTTGCCTCCTGTTCACGCGAGGGAGACGACATTCGGCTGGTGGGTAACTCCAACGAGTACAGTGCCACGGCGGTCGTTCTCGCGACTGGGTTCAATGACGTCCGGCCGGAGCCGCCGCTGCCTCGGACCGGGCGGGGGCTGCACTACTGTCTGCACTGTGACGCCCACATGTTCGTCGACGAACCGGTCTACGTCATGGGTCACGGCGAGAGTGCTGTCCACGTCGCGGGGATAATGCTCAACTTCACCGACGAAGTGGATCTGTTGACCCGCGGCGATGATCCCGAGTGGAGTGAGGGGACCGCCGAGACGATCGAAGGGCATCCGATCGATGTGATCCACGAAGACATCGCCGGGGTCCAGAACGGCGAGGACGGCTGGTTGAAAACGCTGGAGTTTGCTGACGGCGAGATCCGGGAATACAAGGGCGGCTTCGCCATGTACGGTGCCGAATACAACAACGGTCTCGCGCGGGAACTCGGGTGTGCGATCAACGACGACGGGACTGTCGAGGTCGACGATCACGGCCGGACAAGCGCCGACAACGTCTACGCAGTCGGGGATCTGACGCCGGGTCACAATCAACTCCCGATCGCACTCGGGGCCGGCGCGAAAGCCGGCATCGATATTCACTTCTCACTGCGTGACTTCCCCCGTGATCCCGACGTGCTGGACGCACAGGGTCCGGTTCGTGACGAAGAGGTCCCCGGCATCCCGGATCAGTTGCTCGAACAGGCCGTGGACTTCCACACCTACGGCGAGTGA
- a CDS encoding peroxiredoxin family protein, protein MSETTLAEGVFDFELPNVGVGPDPLGLDAVVAASDFAVLLFLRDYHCPKCKAQVSEISEHARTFNELKTAVLPILPEPRERAEQWREKVVEDFPFPLLADGEKRVAEQYDQPTRYGPVGNLHDLLGRLPQSVVLDTRGDAVEVIFTHQGDSIDDRPAAAELIGTVEDIQESFVFDCSLVEC, encoded by the coding sequence ATGTCAGAGACGACGCTCGCCGAGGGCGTATTCGACTTCGAGTTACCGAACGTCGGCGTCGGGCCGGACCCACTGGGTCTGGACGCTGTCGTGGCCGCTTCGGACTTTGCCGTCTTGCTCTTCCTGCGGGACTATCACTGCCCGAAGTGCAAAGCCCAGGTGTCCGAAATCAGCGAGCACGCCCGGACGTTCAACGAACTGAAAACGGCCGTCCTGCCGATCCTGCCAGAGCCACGCGAGCGGGCCGAACAGTGGCGTGAGAAGGTCGTCGAGGACTTCCCGTTCCCGCTGCTTGCCGACGGCGAGAAGCGGGTCGCCGAACAGTACGACCAGCCGACGCGATACGGCCCCGTCGGGAACCTGCACGACCTCCTCGGACGACTCCCACAGAGCGTCGTGCTTGACACGCGAGGCGATGCCGTCGAGGTGATCTTCACCCACCAGGGTGATTCAATCGACGATCGACCGGCCGCCGCGGAACTGATCGGGACCGTCGAAGACATCCAGGAATCGTTCGTCTTCGATTGCTCACTGGTGGAGTGTTAG